From Chondrocystis sp. NIES-4102:
TTCATTAAGCATAAAAGTTCGCCTTTGCGTAATCCCGTCCCATTGAGCATCAGAATGATTAACTTGTCTCTAAGACGGTTACAAGCTTCAACAAGAGTGGATACTTGCTCATCTGTTAAACACCCAGGAAACTTCTTTTTTTCCTTGAGTTTGACTAGTTTTTGTCTGACTGGCTTACTTTTAGCAATACCAGTAAGTAAACCTTTGCTACCAGCACGACTGATACCATGAGGCATATAAAACCTTTCAAACTGTTTAAAATCTACTGTCTTATTGGCTATGTGATAGTCATAGAAATTAGTGACAGCAGTAATGGCATGATTGACAGTTTTCTCCGATCTGATAGCTTCTACTGGCTGCATAGAGACAATTTTGGTGTCGCCGACTCTCAACCAATAAGCAAAGTCTTCCATGTCGGACACGTTAACTTCGCGCCAATCTAAGCACTTATGAGCTAGAAATTCCCACCAGTACTTTAGGTCAAACCCGTATGACTTTACTGTGTTCGGGGATTTGGTAGTAGTCAAAAAGGTCAAGTATTGCTGGATAGGTAAGACTATTTCATAGTCATCGTTAAGCATCAACCAAACGGTTTGATTAGTTGTTGGGTCAGTACCTTTTTGTAATGTTAAATTCATGTACTTATAATACAGTACTAACTACGCTATATAAATTAAATTATGTAACAACTTAAAATTACACTGCGTCAAAAAAATGCTTCTTTGTTGTTGTTGTTTATTATTAATTTCTTGTATTAAATAACCGAAATCAAAACCTGCGCTGTTACCTGTCATAGCTATTGATATTTGGTCTACATAGTCTGTCACTACAAAAACAAACAATTCCCCAAGAGAATTGCGTTTGATAGTGACAGTTTTAATTTCCCCTTCAATTTCTCGGCTTTTCCAAAACTTCAAAACACGCTTACCTATTTTCAATTGGTTGCCATCTAAAAATTTATAGCCAGCTTGTTTTAGAGTGAACGATTTATATTTAATTCTCTTTCTAAAATTAGGTGGTCTTACTCCTTTCTTATGGTGCTTAAAGAATAGCTGGTATGCCTTATCTATCCGTTGCACGATATCTTGTACAGCTTGAAAGCCTACCAGTTGCCAGTACTCATTTTTATTCCTGAGCTTGGCAATATGCTTCATTAACTTATTTTTATTCAGATGCTTACCAAACAAACGATAGTAGCGTTTATGCAAAGCTATGCAGTGGTTGTATATGTTACTTGCTGCATTTATCGTACGATGCAAATGCCTGTTCCGCTTGTGTTGGTAGAGTTTGAATTTATAAGTTTTCATGTGTCTATTGTACAATATTATAGACACAAATCGAACACGACATGGGACAAGAATATCGCCATAAAAATACCTCGGTCACACTAATTAACTATCACTTTGTCTGGTGTCCAAGGAGACGCAGAAAAGTATTGAAAGGATTAATCGAACAACGACTAAAAGTTTTGATACAAGAAGCTTGTCAAGACAGCGACTTAATCGTAGTAGCTTTAGAAGTGATGCCCGACCACGTTCATGCTTTCCTCAATTGTCCGCCTACAATTTCACCGTCTCAAGTGATGCAAAAAGTTAAAGGCTATACTGCTAGATATTTGCGACAAGAATTTACAGAGCTACTAAAAATGCCTTCAATGTGGACTAGAAGCTATTTTTGCTCGACTGCTGGAAATGTTTCATCGGCTACGGTCGAGAGATATATCGCTCAACAAAAAACTCGTGGATGATTCATCCCACGCCTAAAGGACGCTCCGCTCGTGGGCTTTCATTTGCTGTAAAATTATATAAGTAAACAGGGGAAAAGATATGAAAATGGCACCAGCCACAACAAAGTCCGTTGTGCCGCATCGTTTTAGTTGGTGGGACGTAGTTTCAAAGTAATTTGTTAGCGTTCAAAGTCTTGTCACAAATACAGCATCTTCCTCGTCTTAATTTAAGTAAGCCAATCTCTGACTGCAAGGGATTCGCCTAACTTTAAAGGAACTGCCATGCCTACAATCGACATACTACACCGTTTCGACACTGCCTTAAGAGAGACTGTCCCTAAAATTGCCAGCCGCCTACAGCCAGGATTAATGATCGCTGATATTGCAGAAAAGACTGATTCCTTTTCATGGAAACTGCCTCATGAAGCTTACGATCTATATCAATGGCACAACGGGCTATCGGGTCAGCCAGGAAAGTTGAATTTGGCAGAAAAGCTCCTTAGACTCAAAGGCAAATGGCACGGCGAATTATCCGGTCGAGAGAATGAAGTTCATCTAAAGCTGGGATTTCGTCTGATTGTTGCCAAATTCCTGCCCTTGGATTATGCCTTAGCTGGACATCGCCATCTAAAGCTGGGCAGATGCTTAATCGATTTACTGCCTGTCTGTATCTTGACTGAGGGCAAAGATACGATCTACTGCATGATGCGCTTAGACTCAGAAAACCCGATTCTGTATTGTGCGAAGGGTACAAATTTACCACCGATGAAAGTGACCGAATCCTTTCTATCAACACAACCTCAATTCAGCCGATTGAGCAATTTCATTACATTTTTGACAGTCTGTTGTCAGCAGGGAATTCAGCCGATTTCATCGCATCAAAAGAGTTTGCAGGATGAGATCGATCTCCAACTCAATCCATTGGAATTTGAGCGGCTTTACCAGCAGCAAATAATCTAGCCTCCTGCAAACCTCAATCTAAACTGATAGCAAACACCCATGAAACTTCTTGAAATCCAATCGAGTGTACGGTTAGATCAGTCAATTTCTCGCGCACTCAGTCACGAATTTATCCAAGCTTGGCAAAATTTCCATCCTGATGCACTCCATAAACAACAAGATGTTGGGATACATCCACCGGCTCACCCGACAGAGCTATGGACAACGGCAAACTACCTTCCTCCTGACAGTCGAACCCCAGAAATGGAAACGGCGCTCGCGGCTTCCGAGCAATTAATTGAGGAAGTGTTGTGGGCAGATCGATTACTGTTGGGTGTGCCGATGTATAACTTCAGTGTTCCGTCTCCCCTCAAGGCTTATTTAGATAATATTGTCCGCATCAATCGCACTTTTACCTTTGATCCAGCCACATACAGGTTTCAGGGATTGGCAAAAGGTAGAAAAGCACTAATTATTACCCCAAGTGCAGGCAACTTTGTGTCGGGAACGCCTCTAGGGGATATGAATTTTTGCGACACCTATTTGCGCTCTGTCCTGGAATTTATTGGGATCGAGGATGTTACGGTTGTGCCTGTTCCCGATCAATTTATGTCAGATGAGATTCGGCAACGTGCAATCGCAACGGCAAAAACTGAACTGATTAATTTAGCCCCAAAGTGGTAGCTTATGGAACGTCTAGAGATTTTTAATCAGTACCGATCGCTTTTATTTGCGATCGCCTATCGAATGCTAGGCAGTGTGACCGAAGCAGAAGATATGGTACAGGAAACCTGGATTCGTTGGCAACGGACTGAAAGTATAGCTCAGTCCCCTAAAGCGTTCCTATCTACGACTGTAACTCGCTTGTGCATTGACTATCTGCGATCGGCTCGGATAAAACGGGAGCAATACAAGGGAACATGGTTGCCAGAACCCCTGATCGCAGAATCAACAGAGGTTACAGACTACGCTGAATTAGCAGAATCTCTCTCATTTGCATTTCTCATGCTGTTAGAGTGCTTATCCCCAACTGAGAGAGCAGTTTATCTATTACGCGAAGTCTTTGATTATGACTACGAGGCGATCTCTAAAACTGTCGGTAAAAGTATCCCAAATTGCCGTCAGATCGTTCGCCGCGCTCGTCAACATCTGGTGTTACGCAGACCCTCGGTTGCCCCAATTTCTCACGACCAAGACATCTTGGTTGAGCAATTTATTGCCTGTTGGAATCATGGCGATTTACAGGGACTTATTGCACTGATGGCAGAGGATATAACATTTTGGTCAGATGGTGGTGGTAACGCGGTAGCAGCACAAAAACCATTGTCTGGCTGTCTAAAAGTAGCTCGTTTTTTAGTGGCGATTCGTCGCAGTCGATTAACCCCAACGCTGACTTCACAGGTTGCAGTCGTCAATGGTCAGCTTGGAGTGGTTAATATTGTGGATAACAAACTTCATAGCACTTTTAGTTTTGAGTTTACGGGAGATAGCATTCGATCAATTTTCGCAGTGGTCAATCCAGAGAAGCTAGGGACAGTGAAGATGTAATCAAACATTGGAAGAATTGGTAAAAGTAATTCATCCTATTTTGCAATTACAAAAATATAAAACTATAAAACTTTATAATTTTGTATTTTTATCACTTTACCATTTCACATATTTACTTCGTTTAGTAATCTTGCCACCGCACCACTTAAAGTAGCCGTACCGACATACTCTGCATATTTATTCAACTTTTCCCAAGTCTCTTGGCTAACTCGCACGTAAAATTCGCAACCCATTCCTTGCTTATAATTTATTCCTTCTCTTAATTGCCTGTAGCTCTCATTTTTATTACTAGAATCAACTTGTCTTTTACCAGATATAGGCTTTCCCTCAATTTCGGCGACAAGAGCCGAAACAACTTTCCCCGATGGAACTTTTCCCTTAGACGTTTCTACTGCTTTGTGCCAGATTTTCCTCTGCTGCTCTGGTTCGAGCTTGGTCAAAGGTCTACATTGTCTTTCTGAGGTAGGCAAAATGAGAACCATTGGTTCTCGTTTTAGTTTTGCTTCTGGTTCGCCAGACAAGTTATCAACAACTTCTGCTGCACTGATAAGATAATCACTTCTACGACGAGTAAAGCCAAATCTATCTTGGCAATATTCTTGAAAAGTTTTGTGAGTAGAGCGATAAAGTCTTCTATCTCGAAGTTCTTTCAAAGCACATCCTGCTCTATAAAATGCTCTTTCTATTTCGCGTTCTAACTTTAATCTATCTTGTTCATCTTCAAAGCTTAGTTCGTCATCGCAGACGACACGGGGATCTAAAGTACTCAAATTTGATTCGATTATCTCCCCCTCGGCAATGTTCGAGGTTTCCTTGCCTCCGCTCTTCCTCAACATCGCGTCCTTAAGTTCTTGTTTTTCTCGTTTTTCTTGTTTTACACTAATGTATAAATCAATCATGTTTAATTTTCGCGTGAATGGTTTCAATTTAAAGGTGGTTAAAGTTTCTCAGGCTCAAGACCACCTTTAATTTTATTATAGCTAGTGTACAAGCTAAAATCAATTGTTAATTTCAAATTTTTTGTATGGCTACCTGCTATAATGAGTCTGTGCTTATCAATTGAAAACTTACTATGCCAGGAACAAAAACTAGCGGTCGTCCTGGGGGAAATCCAGGCTTACAAAAATATAGTTTTACAACAGATCGAGATGAACCCTTGAGAGAAAGATTGCAAATCAGAGTGCCAGCTTCCATGAAGAAAGAGTTGGAAGCCAAAGATAATTGGCAAGAATTTGTCCGTCAAGCGATCGCCGAAAAACTTAATAGCGCGTAAATACAGCATCAACATGACTATTAACACTTCAAAAACCCAATGGCAGTTCTTAGAACCACGCCTCTCATCATGGCGAAAACAGCTTTATCTTAAGGGAAGAAAGCTGACTGCTTTTACTGTATGGTCGGATATGATTGCCAATGAAGACACCCTTGACGAAACAGCAGATAATTGGGATTTACCCATAGAAGCAATTAAAGAAGCAATTGAATATTGTGAAAATAATCAAGAATTGTTGAAATTTGAAGCAGAAGAGGAGCGTCGTTATTTAGAAGAGAGAGGTGTGGTACTTGAGCCTAAAGTTATTAATTGATGAGGACTCTCAGGCTCTACCTTTAGTTAAAACGCTCCAAAAAGCCAATCATGATGTCGTCACAGTCAATGAAGCAAATTTAATGGGTCAGCCAGATAATATAGTTTTAGAGTATGCCACTCAAAATAACCGAATTGTGTTGACTCGTAATTGTCGTGATTTTGAAGCTCTTCACGAAGCAAACCCCAATCATCCAGGGATATTTGTCATCTATCAGGAAGCAAACCCTCTCAAAAAAATGAGTCGGAAAGACATTGTTAAAGCAATCTCCAATTTTGAAGCTGCTCAAATCCCTCTCCAGAATCAATTTATCTCACTCAATCATTGGAATTACTAAACCAGCTTTAATAATTGTTTTACAGAGTTTTGGTCTGATTAAATTTCGCTATTCGACCAAAATTTTTCTGTTGCTATACAGACGCTTAAATCATCTATTTTGCAATTACAAAAATATAAAAATACAGAATTGTAAAACTTTATAATTTTGTAAGCTTATCACTCTACCATTTCACAATTACAGGTGTTATGTTAGGCGGTGTAAACATCATAAACTTCAGATGGATATTTGTATTTTGGGGCTTAAAGGGGGCATAGGTAAGACTACAACTGCGATTCACCTGGCAGCTTATATGCAACAGTTTGGAGATACACTGCTTATTGATGCCGATAAAAATGCCTCTGCTTTACGATGGGCAGACAGAGGTAATTTGCCTTTTAAAGTCTGCAATGTTGAGGGAGCGGTAAAACACATCAGAAAAGCCAAACAT
This genomic window contains:
- a CDS encoding transposase translates to MKHIAKLRNKNEYWQLVGFQAVQDIVQRIDKAYQLFFKHHKKGVRPPNFRKRIKYKSFTLKQAGYKFLDGNQLKIGKRVLKFWKSREIEGEIKTVTIKRNSLGELFVFVVTDYVDQISIAMTGNSAGFDFGYLIQEINNKQQQQRSIFLTQCNFKLLHNLIYIA
- a CDS encoding RNA polymerase sigma-70 factor, ECF subfamily protein translates to MERLEIFNQYRSLLFAIAYRMLGSVTEAEDMVQETWIRWQRTESIAQSPKAFLSTTVTRLCIDYLRSARIKREQYKGTWLPEPLIAESTEVTDYAELAESLSFAFLMLLECLSPTERAVYLLREVFDYDYEAISKTVGKSIPNCRQIVRRARQHLVLRRPSVAPISHDQDILVEQFIACWNHGDLQGLIALMAEDITFWSDGGGNAVAAQKPLSGCLKVARFLVAIRRSRLTPTLTSQVAVVNGQLGVVNIVDNKLHSTFSFEFTGDSIRSIFAVVNPEKLGTVKM
- a CDS encoding transposase IS200-family protein — encoded protein: MGQEYRHKNTSVTLINYHFVWCPRRRRKVLKGLIEQRLKVLIQEACQDSDLIVVALEVMPDHVHAFLNCPPTISPSQVMQKVKGYTARYLRQEFTELLKMPSMWTRSYFCSTAGNVSSATVERYIAQQKTRG
- a CDS encoding putative integrase/recombinase, with the translated sequence MNLTLQKGTDPTTNQTVWLMLNDDYEIVLPIQQYLTFLTTTKSPNTVKSYGFDLKYWWEFLAHKCLDWREVNVSDMEDFAYWLRVGDTKIVSMQPVEAIRSEKTVNHAITAVTNFYDYHIANKTVDFKQFERFYMPHGISRAGSKGLLTGIAKSKPVRQKLVKLKEKKKFPGCLTDEQVSTLVEACNRLRDKLIILMLNGTGLRKGELLCLMNDDIGDFDQHYVRVVQRDNHPNGARAKGQERTVPVIPELLSMYNDYLLYEYPDTDSGYVFVNIWDGEIGKPMNPYVLNTMFRRLSEKTGIQVHPHLFRHTYATRLLKAGYAPERVKYLLGHRSIQTTLDVYSHVIDEANLWEVIEREE
- the acpD gene encoding acyl carrier protein phosphodiesterase — protein: MKLLEIQSSVRLDQSISRALSHEFIQAWQNFHPDALHKQQDVGIHPPAHPTELWTTANYLPPDSRTPEMETALAASEQLIEEVLWADRLLLGVPMYNFSVPSPLKAYLDNIVRINRTFTFDPATYRFQGLAKGRKALIITPSAGNFVSGTPLGDMNFCDTYLRSVLEFIGIEDVTVVPVPDQFMSDEIRQRAIATAKTELINLAPKW